A genome region from Streptomyces sp. NBC_01296 includes the following:
- a CDS encoding MarR family transcriptional regulator: protein MTEQASPRGTFMKIADHMKGRITTEPAMAELPSLAEVMDEYSVSRGVALRAFKVLQQEGLAVPVPGSRWRVVRAGTRMDRRPLSERIAELITAEGLEVGAPFLSAGELSARLGASRPTISKALAQLEVAGLLTEGGQGKRRSVRALPSQQEDLKS from the coding sequence GTGACGGAGCAGGCAAGCCCTCGCGGGACCTTCATGAAGATCGCTGACCACATGAAGGGGCGGATCACTACTGAACCCGCCATGGCCGAGCTGCCTTCGCTGGCGGAAGTCATGGATGAGTACAGCGTGAGCCGAGGTGTGGCCCTCCGCGCCTTCAAAGTGCTTCAGCAGGAAGGTCTAGCCGTTCCAGTGCCTGGGTCGCGTTGGCGCGTCGTACGTGCCGGGACACGCATGGATCGGCGACCGCTCTCCGAGAGGATCGCCGAGCTCATTACGGCTGAGGGACTAGAGGTGGGGGCACCCTTCCTGAGCGCAGGGGAGCTCAGCGCCCGCCTGGGAGCGTCGCGCCCCACCATCAGCAAGGCACTGGCCCAGTTGGAAGTCGCCGGCCTGCTCACCGAAGGGGGGCAGGGGAAGCGCCGCTCCGTCCGAGCCTTGCCGTCACAACAGGAGGACTTGAAGTCTTGA
- a CDS encoding DNA cytosine methyltransferase has protein sequence MFRPSAIDLFAGAGGATRGLRDAGLNVLAAVENDPEAAETYRANHSRVRLFRADIREITPEMLLESVGLQRGQLDVLKACPPCQGFSTLAKGEVDQERNDLVLDVARFVEGMRPRVLLLENVPGLRRDARLAELLQRLAAAGYVFRADSLDATAFGVPQRRKRFILFGVREDLNFPGDGGILDLLPASFATSARTARHALGHLKRHARDGDPLDVHRASNPAVRSRIESIPIGGNRFDLPEEHQLDCHRKLKTRSAASSYGRIKLDEPAPTMTTRCTTPACGSFVHPTEHRGLTLREAATFQTFPVGYVFHGYYGSIERQIGNAVPVRMAKGLGLIALEILRGAKEA, from the coding sequence ATGTTCAGACCCAGCGCCATCGACCTCTTCGCTGGGGCCGGAGGCGCTACTAGGGGACTGCGCGACGCCGGCCTCAACGTTCTCGCTGCTGTCGAGAATGACCCTGAGGCCGCGGAGACGTACCGCGCGAACCATTCACGAGTTCGCCTATTTAGGGCAGACATTCGAGAGATCACCCCCGAGATGCTTCTTGAGTCAGTCGGGTTGCAGCGGGGGCAGCTCGACGTTCTGAAGGCATGCCCGCCGTGTCAGGGGTTTTCGACTCTGGCTAAGGGGGAAGTTGATCAGGAGCGTAACGACCTCGTACTCGACGTAGCGAGGTTCGTTGAGGGCATGCGGCCGAGGGTTCTTCTGCTGGAGAACGTTCCCGGATTGCGGCGTGATGCTCGCCTCGCGGAGCTGTTGCAGCGGTTGGCTGCCGCGGGGTATGTGTTCCGGGCGGACTCTCTCGACGCCACGGCGTTTGGTGTCCCGCAGCGGCGGAAGAGATTCATCCTATTTGGAGTTCGCGAGGATCTGAACTTTCCCGGCGACGGTGGCATCCTCGACCTACTGCCAGCCTCCTTTGCCACATCGGCTCGAACGGCTCGTCATGCCCTAGGGCACCTGAAGCGTCATGCTCGTGATGGAGATCCACTCGACGTTCACCGTGCGAGTAACCCTGCTGTGCGCAGTCGCATTGAGTCGATCCCAATAGGAGGCAACAGGTTTGATCTGCCGGAAGAGCATCAGTTGGACTGTCACCGCAAGCTAAAGACGCGGTCCGCGGCGAGCTCCTACGGCCGGATCAAGCTAGACGAGCCAGCGCCAACGATGACGACTCGCTGCACAACTCCCGCCTGTGGTTCATTTGTTCACCCAACTGAGCATCGAGGGCTCACTCTTCGGGAAGCTGCTACATTTCAGACCTTCCCGGTGGGGTACGTATTTCACGGCTACTACGGATCTATCGAGCGTCAAATCGGTAATGCAGTGCCTGTCCGCATGGCTAAAGGCCTCGGACTCATCGCGCTTGAGATTCTGCGCGGGGCGAAGGAAGCCTGA
- a CDS encoding NUDIX domain-containing protein: MGRIDYLHDPDAPPANSVVPSVVALVQNDADEVLMIQRSDNGRWALPGGGHDVGESISDTVVREVWEETGIKAEVLDLSGIYTDPGHVMLYDDGEARQQFSICFRARPVGGEIRTSSETTQVRWVPPADLADLDIHSTMRLRIQHALDATQGTPYIG, encoded by the coding sequence ATGGGACGCATCGACTACCTTCACGACCCCGACGCACCGCCCGCCAACAGCGTCGTCCCTTCCGTCGTAGCCCTCGTCCAGAACGATGCCGACGAGGTGCTGATGATCCAGCGCTCCGACAACGGCCGGTGGGCCCTCCCCGGCGGCGGGCACGACGTGGGCGAGTCCATCAGTGACACCGTCGTACGCGAGGTCTGGGAAGAGACAGGCATCAAGGCTGAAGTCCTCGACCTGTCCGGCATCTACACCGACCCCGGACACGTAATGCTCTACGACGACGGCGAGGCGCGACAGCAGTTCAGCATCTGCTTCCGGGCACGGCCGGTGGGCGGGGAGATCCGCACGAGCAGCGAGACGACGCAGGTCCGCTGGGTGCCCCCAGCGGACCTGGCCGACCTCGACATCCACTCGACGATGCGGCTCCGGATCCAGCACGCCCTTGACGCGACCCAGGGCACGCCCTACATCGGCTGA
- a CDS encoding HD domain-containing protein produces MTTATLTEWAYPLAESLLAEPLPRRWKHCLGVAERARAIAEILGSDAELLEAAAVLHDIGYAPDLAKTGFHPLDGARYLRSVGADERVVRLVAHHSCAWMEAEARGLREELEAEFPREEEHLADALCFCDMNTTPDGTPTNPVDRINEIAGRYGPDSLIGQFIRRAEPEILLCTVRVLTRVSEAKSTANQPM; encoded by the coding sequence TTGACCACCGCCACGCTCACGGAATGGGCCTATCCGCTCGCGGAGTCACTGCTGGCCGAGCCGCTGCCCCGCCGCTGGAAGCACTGTCTCGGCGTCGCTGAGCGGGCGCGCGCCATCGCGGAAATCCTGGGGTCGGATGCCGAGCTGCTGGAGGCTGCGGCCGTTCTGCATGACATTGGGTACGCGCCCGACCTGGCGAAGACGGGGTTCCACCCCCTCGACGGTGCCCGCTACCTCCGCAGTGTCGGTGCTGACGAGCGCGTCGTACGGCTCGTCGCCCACCACTCCTGCGCCTGGATGGAGGCTGAGGCTCGGGGTCTGCGAGAGGAGCTGGAAGCCGAGTTCCCGCGTGAGGAGGAGCACTTGGCGGATGCGCTCTGCTTCTGTGACATGAACACCACGCCGGACGGGACTCCCACGAACCCCGTGGACCGAATCAACGAGATCGCAGGTCGCTACGGGCCCGACAGTCTGATCGGGCAGTTCATCCGGCGCGCCGAACCGGAGATCCTGCTGTGCACGGTTCGCGTGCTCACCAGGGTCTCCGAGGCGAAGTCCACCGCAAATCAGCCGATGTAG
- a CDS encoding XRE family transcriptional regulator yields the protein MPNERLRSALLSKGTTIQQLADAIGVNAKTVERWITQGKVPYRRHQYAVAAELGVGVTTLWDDERAVESSTDLSKAEIVTVYPHRHMVPAGLWREMYDHAQTYVDVLVYAGLWLSEDPEFHKILKSKVSDNAQVRLLLGDPACDAVRQRGIDEGHRIMDGKIRNALMNYRPLLASHPDIGIRLHDATLYNSLFRADDEMLVNTHVYGIGAYLAPVLHLRRLPGGGLFDTYANSIEQTWGRARQVTDHDFTGA from the coding sequence ATGCCTAACGAGCGCTTACGGTCGGCCCTGCTCTCGAAGGGGACGACCATCCAGCAACTCGCCGATGCCATCGGCGTCAACGCGAAGACCGTGGAACGCTGGATCACGCAGGGCAAAGTCCCGTACCGGCGCCACCAGTACGCCGTAGCGGCTGAGCTGGGCGTCGGCGTCACCACTCTGTGGGACGACGAACGGGCGGTCGAGTCGTCCACCGACCTGAGCAAAGCCGAAATCGTGACCGTCTACCCCCACAGGCACATGGTGCCGGCGGGGCTGTGGCGCGAGATGTACGACCATGCCCAAACGTACGTTGACGTGCTCGTTTACGCGGGACTCTGGCTGTCGGAGGACCCGGAGTTTCACAAGATCTTGAAGAGCAAGGTGTCGGACAACGCCCAAGTGCGACTCCTGCTCGGGGATCCCGCATGCGATGCCGTCCGACAGCGCGGTATCGACGAGGGGCACAGGATCATGGATGGCAAGATCCGCAATGCCCTCATGAACTACCGGCCACTACTCGCCAGCCACCCGGACATCGGGATCCGGCTGCACGACGCGACGCTGTACAACTCGCTGTTTCGCGCCGACGACGAGATGCTCGTGAACACCCATGTGTACGGCATCGGAGCCTACTTGGCCCCGGTTCTCCACCTACGGCGGCTCCCTGGGGGCGGCCTCTTCGACACGTACGCGAATAGCATCGAACAGACCTGGGGGCGGGCGCGCCAGGTGACCGACCACGACTTCACGGGAGCATGA